From a region of the Tachypleus tridentatus isolate NWPU-2018 chromosome 1, ASM421037v1, whole genome shotgun sequence genome:
- the LOC143253775 gene encoding putative G-protein coupled receptor No9, giving the protein MNDSTARALSAETTAAYCLESISKEKLQNAQVIASFIVLSIINVIVIAGNLLVILSVFISAKLRTVTNFFIVSLAVSDFLVGLAVLPYSMTLEVLGVWVFGKTWCHIWLAVDVWLCTSSILNLCAISVDRYLAITRPVHYRSIMSPRRAKLVIAAVWVFAFIICFPPLVGWNDSRSVTDELVVQHVNSSLVEDQNKIISFVIEDNNNSLINASLQDNSHRVLPLLPETQSFLREISRANISTNQTTKTSLSRNTSLTCTVAICTLNSNKGYVIYSALGSFYIPMLVMLFFYWKIYAAASKTGRALQRGFKTTKLGKCKNEQGQEQFLTLRMHRGNTVSSIHVPEGSSQNHMVRAKSQRSHTARSSDESSRSARNSSCSSARILSTSFGSCKEPSYENNPRTLSGSQETDNGLTKEGRLYSTRMSKRNARWHARRFHAEAKAAKTVGIIVGGFICCWLPFFTIYLIGAFCDDCISSLLFSVFFWLGYCNSAINPFIYGLFSQDFRFAFKRILCRCLMKPEGISLLIRQIHIPLMVDDPRDITESS; this is encoded by the coding sequence ATGAATGACAGCACTGCACGAGCGCTTTCAGCAGAGACCACAGCTGCTTATTGTCTTGAGAGTATTTCTAAGGAAAAGTTGCAAAATGCACAAGTTATTGCGTCATTTATTGTGCTCTCTATCATCAACGTTATTGTAATTGCTGGGAATTTGCTtgtaattttatcagtttttatttctgCAAAACTTCGGACTGTGACCAACTTCTTTATTGTGTCTCTAGCTGTGTCAGATTTCCTTGTTGGACTGGCAGTACTGCCATACTCTATGACTTTAGAAGTGTTGGGTGTTTGGGTATTTGGAAAAACTTGGTGTCACATCTGGCTAGCTGTTGATGTGTGGCTGTGCACATCGTCCATTCTTAACCTGTGTGCTATCAGTGTCGACCGCTATCTCGCCATAACTCGACCTGTACACTATCGAAGCATCATGTCTCCGAGACGAGCGAAACTGGTGATCGCTGCTGTATGGGTCTTTGCTTTCATCATCTGTTTCCCGCCACTGGTAGGCTGGAACGACAGCCGTTCTGTAACTGATGAACTGGTTGTCCAACACGTCAACTCTTCATTGGTGGAagaccaaaataaaataatttcgttTGTAATAGAAGACAACAACAATTCTTTAATTAATGCATCACTACAAGACAACAGTCACCGAGTGCTACCACTTCTGCCAGAAACTCAATCGTTTCTCCGGGAAATTAGTAGGGCTAATATTTCCACCAACCAAACAACGAAAACATCACTATCAAGAAACACTAGTCTCACCTGTACAGTAGCAATATGCACGCTCAACAGTAACAAAGGTTATGTCATCTACTCCGCACTCGGTTCCTTCTACATTCCTATgcttgtgatgcttttcttttaCTGGAAGATCTACGCAGCAGCCAGCAAGACTGGAAGGGCCTTACAAAGAGGATTCAAGACCACCAAGCTAGGTAAGTGTAAGAACGAACAAGGACAAGAACAGTTTCTGACTCTACGAATGCATCGCGGGAATACTGTATCAAGCATCCACGTGCCAGAAGGTTCTTCACAAAATCACATGGTACGTGCAAAAAGTCAAAGATCACATACAGCTAGAAGCTCCGATGAAAGCAGTAGGAGCGCCCGCAACAGTTCGTGCTCTAGTGCAAGAATACTTTCAACTTCTTTTGGTTCTTGTAAGGAACCCAGTTATGAAAACAACCCTAGGACATTATCAGGCTCCCAAGAAACTGATAACGGACTTACAAAGGAAGGAAGGCTATACTCTACGCGCATGAGCAAACGAAATGCACGCTGGCATGCCAGAAGATTTCATGCTGAAGCGAAAGCCGCCAAAACGGTGGGTATCATTGTTGGAGGGTTCATCTGTTGTTGGCTACcattctttacaatatacttaataGGAGCTTTTTGTGATGATTGTATTTCCTCGTTATTGTTTTCCGTATTCTTTTGGTTGGGCTATTGCAACTCAGCAATTAACCCGTTTATTTATGGACTTTTTAGCCAAGACTTTCGTTTTGCTTTTAAAAGGATCTTGTGTCGTTGTCTAATGAAACCAGAAGGAATATCTTTGCTCATCAGACAAATCCACATTCCTCTGATGGTGGATGATCCACGTGACATCACAGAATCTAGCTAA